The Corynebacterium freiburgense region GAATTGCGCTATTCGTCGGATCCACAGGCGCCAAACCAAGCGAATCTCGTGCAATCGGCTATCGACGCCCAGGTTGATGGTATTGCTGTGACGCTACCGAATGCACAAGCTATTGGTCCGGTAGCGAAAAAAGCAGTGGATGCAGGAATTCCAGTCGTTGGATTAAATGCCGGGATGACGGAATATAAGACATATAATTTGCAGGGCTTTTTTGGCCAGGATGAGACTGTTGCTGGAGAAATGGCAGGTAAGCGCCTTGCCGAGGAAGGAGCCTCGAAAGTTCTCTGTATCATTCATGAGCAGGGAAATTCTTCCCAAGAGGCTCGTTGTGCGGGCATTAAGGAAGGCCTAGGTAAAGAGGTGGAAATCCTCTATGTCAATGGTCAGGATCTTACGAGTGTGCAGGCTACCGTTCAGGCAAAACTTGCTCAAGATTCCAATATTGACTGGATCATGGGTTTGGTAGCCCCAGTTGCGCTTACCAGTGTGAAAGCAGTTGAAGCAGTAGGAAAGGAAACAAAGATCGCAACATTCGATACTAATGGCGAACTCGTGGATGCTATCCGTTCAGGTTCGATCGAATGGGCGGTGGATCAACAGCCCTATGCACAGGGGTATCTAGCGGTCGATTCGTTATGGCTAGATATCCGAAATGGCTCCACTTTGGGCGGTGGTGAACCGGTGTATACCGGCCCTTCCTTTGTAGATAAAGAAAATGTGGACCAAATTGCCGAAGCCGCAAAGGCAGGGCTACGATGAGCGCTACAGGTGATACCCGGCTTCGGGAGCGAACATTGTTTGATCGCCTTATTCGCCGCCCTGAATTAGCCAGTTCGCTTGGTGCGATCGTTATTTTTGCCCTGTTTATGGTAGTCGCACCTGCTTTTCGCTCGTGGGAAGCTTTTGCAACAGTGCTATATGCATCCTCTACAATGGGCATTGTCGCACTCGCAGTAGGCATCCTTATGATCGGCTCTGAGTTCGACCTATCCTCAGGGGTTGCGGTCACTACGGCGGCGCTCGCCGCAACAATGCTGAACTATAATCTGCATCTTAATTCTTGGGTCGGGGCAGGAATTTCCTTATTTATGGCTTTGGCAATTGGGGCATTGAATGGTTGGCTGGTAACCCGCACTGGCATTCCATCATTTTTGATTACATTGAGTGCTTTCTTAATGCTTCAGGGCCTGAATCTGGCTATAACCAAATTGGTAACCCAGGCGGTGGCAACTCCTACGATCGCTGATATGGAAGGCTTCTATTCGGCGAATATGTTTTTTGCGTCAAACGTTAATGTATTTGGAGTTCAGGTTCGGATCACGGTTTTTTGGTGGCTATTCTTTGTAATTCTCGCATCGATTATGTTGCACCGAACTCGGTTTGGAAACTGGATTTTTGCTGTTGGGGGTGATGCCCAAGCTGCATATGCGGTGGGGGTTCCAGTGCAGCGTGTAAAAATTATTTTATTTATGTTTGTGGGTTTTGCTGCTTGGTTCGTTGGTATGCATACATTGTTTGCATTTGATTCGATCCAAGCCGGTCAGGGCGTAGGCAATGAATTTCTGTTTATTATCGCTGCAGTTATCGGTGGTTGCGCCCTCACGGGTGGCAAAGGCACGGCCATAGGTACGGCAATCGGTGCCTTGATTTTCGGTATGACGAATCAAGGCATTGTATATGCCGGTTGGAATCCCGACTGGTTTAAGTTCTTTTTGGGCGGCATGCTGCTATTTGCGGTACTAACCAATCTTTCTGTTTCCAAATATACCGAGGTGCGATAATGGCGCTTGTTTCTTTAGAGAATGTATCTAAGACCTATGGCGCGTTTGCAGCACTCACGGATGTGTCTTTGGAAGTCGATTCCGGCGAAGTCGTTTGCGTTTTAGGTGATAATGGCGCAGGTAAATCTACACTTATTAAGATTCTTGCGGGTTTGCATCAGCCAACATCAGGGACGATTTATATTGATTCCAAACCAGCGCAGTTGGCTTCTCCAGCGGACGCATTGGAAGCGGGCATTGCCACCGTATATCAAGATTTAGCAGTAGTTGGGCAAATGTCTGTATGGCGCAATTTCTTTCTCGGCCAAGAGCGGGTGGGTCGCTTCGGAATATTACGTAGGGCGGAAATGCGCCGAATTACTCAAGAACAATTGTCCTCAATGGGGATCGATATTCCGGATGTTGAGGTTCCAATTGCAAGTCTTTCTGGTGGACAGCGTCAGGTTGTTGCAATTGCGAGAGCGATTTTCTTTGGCGCGCGCGTGGTTATTTTGGATGAACCTACCGCCGCTTTGGGGGTAAAGCAATCGGGAATGGTTTTGCGCTTTATCGCGAAGGCAAGAGACCAGGGGACCGCCGTTATTTTGATTACCCATAATCCGCATCATGCGCATTTAGTTGGTGACCGATTTACCGTATTAAACCTTGGTAAACAGGTCTTATATGCTACGAAATCCGAAATTTCGGTGGATGAATTAGCTTTACAAATGGCGGGCGGCGGTGAGTTGGACACATTGCAACACGAACTTGGACGCAACAAGTAAATCAATACTAAAAACGCAAAGTTTATTAAGTTGTGATCAACAGACCAAGTATTGCGCTAGATAGTAACGGTTTTCTCTAATAGCATTCTTTTATATGACCTCATTATCTGCGCTTTTGGCCACTGACGCGATCGCTTTAGATGTTCAAGTTTCTCATTGGGAAGCGGCAATTCGTCTTGCCGGACAGCTTCTCGAATCTACAGGTGCAGTTGAACCTGAGTACACGGATGCCATGCTTGACGTCGTAAAAGACAATGGTCCATATATCGTTGTTGCTCCTGGTTTTGCCTTTGCCCATGCACGGCCTTCACGGGCAGTGCACAATACGGCAATGTCATGGGTGCGTCTGGCAGAACCGGTTGAATTTGGGCACCCAAAAAATGATCCAGTGACATTGGTAGTTGCTTTGGCGGCAAAAGATACGACCGAGCACACCAAAGCGATGGCTCAACTAGCGCGGTTACTGAGCAATAAGGAGATCCGAGCAAAGCTTGATCACGCCATGAGTGGTCAAGATTTATTGGAAGTTCTTGGTGGGGATCCACCTGCCCGAGTGCTTACAGAAGAGGAGCTCGCCCCAGTTCCAGAGATCGCTTCTCGTCACAAGATTCTTACGGTTTGCGGAAATGGGCTCGGAACTTCGTTGTTTTTAAAAAACACATTGGAGGATGTGCTGAGTAGGTGGGGTTGGGCACCCTATGTCACCGTGGAGGCTACGGATACGATTTCTGCCCGCGGAAAGGCGCAGGAGGCAGATCTTATTCTTACGTCCAATGAGATTGCCCGAACACTAGGTGATGTTGGAATCCCAATTCACAGCATTAATAACTTCACTGATCCTTTAGAG contains the following coding sequences:
- a CDS encoding substrate-binding domain-containing protein, whose product is MYTFFRSFHTVCCVAVVSIFALVLAGCSSTGGAPRATNGGSDSGAGGGGVDTPRKVVAMVSHGAPGDTFWDLVRKGAEDAARKSNIELRYSSDPQAPNQANLVQSAIDAQVDGIAVTLPNAQAIGPVAKKAVDAGIPVVGLNAGMTEYKTYNLQGFFGQDETVAGEMAGKRLAEEGASKVLCIIHEQGNSSQEARCAGIKEGLGKEVEILYVNGQDLTSVQATVQAKLAQDSNIDWIMGLVAPVALTSVKAVEAVGKETKIATFDTNGELVDAIRSGSIEWAVDQQPYAQGYLAVDSLWLDIRNGSTLGGGEPVYTGPSFVDKENVDQIAEAAKAGLR
- a CDS encoding ABC transporter permease is translated as MSATGDTRLRERTLFDRLIRRPELASSLGAIVIFALFMVVAPAFRSWEAFATVLYASSTMGIVALAVGILMIGSEFDLSSGVAVTTAALAATMLNYNLHLNSWVGAGISLFMALAIGALNGWLVTRTGIPSFLITLSAFLMLQGLNLAITKLVTQAVATPTIADMEGFYSANMFFASNVNVFGVQVRITVFWWLFFVILASIMLHRTRFGNWIFAVGGDAQAAYAVGVPVQRVKIILFMFVGFAAWFVGMHTLFAFDSIQAGQGVGNEFLFIIAAVIGGCALTGGKGTAIGTAIGALIFGMTNQGIVYAGWNPDWFKFFLGGMLLFAVLTNLSVSKYTEVR
- a CDS encoding ATP-binding cassette domain-containing protein, producing MMALVSLENVSKTYGAFAALTDVSLEVDSGEVVCVLGDNGAGKSTLIKILAGLHQPTSGTIYIDSKPAQLASPADALEAGIATVYQDLAVVGQMSVWRNFFLGQERVGRFGILRRAEMRRITQEQLSSMGIDIPDVEVPIASLSGGQRQVVAIARAIFFGARVVILDEPTAALGVKQSGMVLRFIAKARDQGTAVILITHNPHHAHLVGDRFTVLNLGKQVLYATKSEISVDELALQMAGGGELDTLQHELGRNK
- a CDS encoding PTS sugar transporter subunit IIA, giving the protein MTSLSALLATDAIALDVQVSHWEAAIRLAGQLLESTGAVEPEYTDAMLDVVKDNGPYIVVAPGFAFAHARPSRAVHNTAMSWVRLAEPVEFGHPKNDPVTLVVALAAKDTTEHTKAMAQLARLLSNKEIRAKLDHAMSGQDLLEVLGGDPPARVLTEEELAPVPEIASRHKILTVCGNGLGTSLFLKNTLEDVLSRWGWAPYVTVEATDTISARGKAQEADLILTSNEIARTLGDVGIPIHSINNFTDPLEVDAALRDLYDV